GGTCAGCACCAGTCTGAGCATCAAAACGAGCAGTTGCTATAGCATCAACCTCATCAATGAAAATGATTGCTGGGGCATTCTCCTTAGCCAAACGGAACACATCACGAACCATTCTAGGTCCCTACAAAGGAATTCAAAGATCACTAAGCATCAACAATGGGAATGTTAAATCTGTAACAACCTAAACGAACCATTACGGGGATGTGAATAACCAAATAACCACTAATGCTCATACAAAGAATTAAGAAACATATGTACCGGTATTAGTCAAACATAAAACatgaaaaatattaaaatagTTATCTTGGTTAGGTCATCTTTGGTACAAACAGATAATTTCTGTGTCCCATGTATGGACTGAATAAAAAGGAGTTACTCCCTCCATcacaaattattagtcattttggcttttctagatacattgattttactatgcacctagacatgacaaatatctagatgcatagcaaaaattatgcatctagaaaagccaaaacgactaataatttgggatggaggAAGTATCTCTCTAGACTGTACACATGACTGTCCTGAAGCTACCAGGAAACCAGAATGCTACAATTGatagagatgtcaagaacattCAAGCATGCACCACAGTACCAGAAAACACAACCATTGTAGATACTCCCTCTATTCAGTTATGATCACAATATTTTCACACGACATAATGACCAAGGGCAACAAGTATGCTTTTCTGCAATCGTTTTTGGGCAAGATACCTCGGTTCCCACAGATATTAACTGCTACGGCCCACGTCAAAAACTAACAGATCAATTTTTTCTCACGCATGCTGGCGGCCAGAGTTAATGCAACAAGAAAGCTCAACAGACTGCTCGCAGAAATCCGAGGCGCAGACTACTACGATCAATACTGAATTTCTCAATTTTGGAAATATTGTGATCAAaactgaatggagggagtaacttTCTACTTAATGACTTCCATATAGGAGATGGAGAAACACCAATCTGTTTCTACCCAACATTTTTCAAAGGTTCAAAAATACACGTTGCTACCAAGAACTCGATACATGACCGTAAATAATCATGAAGGGGCAAATAATGCCTTAAAAATTAACTGGTTAAAATTACAACATGCATCAATTTGTTATATTTTATTtgcaaaacaaaaggaaagcATGCACAAAGCTAATAGCTCCCAACTTACCTCACCCAAGTACTTCTGTACAAACTCCGAACCAACGACTCTGATAAAAGCAGCAGTAGTGTGATGTGCCACTGCTTTGGCAAGCATGGTCTTGCCAGTACCTGGAGGACCATACAGAAGCACACCTCTTGGAGGATCAATACCAATCTGCTTGTACAACTCATGATGTGTCAAGGGTAACTCGACCGCCTCACGTATTTCCTGCTTTTGGATGTCACATCCTCCAATATCCTGCACATCACCATCACAAAGCAATAAATTGTAACACATCCAAACCAAAAGCACTGGTATATCTATATCAACTACTTGAAATAATGGCGTTGGTGCTTGGCGGTGATGCTGCTATCACCACCACTTCCCTATATTTCACTTTTATTTACCCACCCCTGCCACCGAACACAAATCAGTTTCCACCCCTACCCCAATCTCCTGTAATAGCATCATGTGACCAGGATTATTCATACATACAATGCTTGAGTacttctttgatttttgtgCTGTTCAACCAATGGATGTgcaattttgttagtctttcaGAAAATTCCTGGAAGCATATCCCTTTTACATgctaataatataaaaattgaAGAGGAGCAAATTTTATCTCGCATTAACAGAAATTTTCATAATAATGGAAGCACGGTTCCAACATCTGATGTGACACACAACAGCACTAAATCCAACAGAATCCTAATATTATATAAATTCATCCCAGATTGCAAAACAAAACACAAGTTCATCAAACTTTCAACTAGTAGCACAAAGGTTCAGCTTTTTCCCAAAACGTGATGCTATGAGATTTAAACCTGCAAGTATCTAGACACGGTTCAGAGCAAAGTGAAATCATCCCAATTTTGTTTGCTTGCTTGATGGAAGTCTACTGTGCTACCAGCTGGTGGTAGTTGTGCTGTTAGAAATTCTACTCCTATTTCTAAACATTGCATCCATGTGTCAATGTAACTAGGAACAAGACTACTGTAATCAATAACATCTTCATATCTAGCTAACCCCACGACTGCAATTGGAAACAATAACAAAATCTAGGGCCCAGCCTGATGAATAAACTAATTGCTCATCTATGATTCGGGGCAACAAAAGTAGCCATCCAGAGATTTAGCATCAGATCTATAAAAGTCAAATTAGCATGCGGATCCAGCAAATTCGAGAAGAAACTCACATTATAGGTGACGTTAGGCTTCTCTGACGATCCGAGCAGAGAGATGCTGGAGTCAGCCTCGGGCGGCAGCACGTCGACGAGCGCGTTGGAGTGGCGGTGCAATGCGACGGACGCCGAGGGCTTGAGCAGCTCGCGGTTGATGGTGCTGAGGATCCGGACGTAGTAGTTGCTGCCCGTGGTGGAGCCCACGATGCCGTTGTTGCCGTCGACCATCTCCATGAACTGGCCGATGACGAGCGGCACGGACTGGATCCGCTTGACCTCCTCCTGCGCGCGTAGGAGCTCGCGCTTGAGGTTCTTCTGCTCATCCTTGACGTACTCCTCCTGGATCTCAACGAACTCCATGTGTCGCTGAAGCGACTTGAGGCGGCCGTagaggtcgtcgtcgtcctcggtgGACGCAGTATTCGAGGCAGAGGACGCGGAGGAGGCCGGGTAGGACGGTGGGGGAACCATCGGGGCGGCCGCAGGGGTGCTcagggcggtggtggcggctgccATCGCAGGGGACGAGGGGTAGGGTTTCGACTTTCGAGTGGTGAGTTGGAGTTTGGGGACGGATCGGAGGACCAGATCTCTAAAGAAACTATCTCAATTCTGATAGGGCCACGTCGCCAGCTAATTTGGTCCATCGGATCTCAAGTAGCTCTTTTCTTGCCAGTTGATCTGAGTCAACTAATTCTCGACCTTTCGGGTTTTAGCCCTCATGCAGCGCCTTCTTTTGCTCCGTCTCTCATTGCATCAAGTGGTAGGGACGCCGAGCGGCATAATGGCAATGTTTAGATGGAGATCTGGAGCTTTTGCCGGGATCTCTCATCTGCCTAGAAGCTGCCTGCTATTGCTTGGAGGATTGCCTGGCCAGGCAAGTTATAAAAATCTAGCAGTGTTTGGTTGCAGCCCTGAAACTCTGCCTGATTTGATACAGCATCCAGGCTGTGTTTGGCTCCTCAAGTTGCCTGTGGTTCTCTAGTTTGAGGAGATTACCCTATAGAAATTTCTAGTGCAAATATATGGTCAGCTGATAATTTGTAATAACAAATAATTTTCATCTATTGACAAGTTACGGAAGTAGAGACATTAAAATAGTAATACAAAACACAAATAGTAATAATCATTCCAATATATTAAATTCCAATATATTACAACTTAAGATCAGTTGATAGTTCAACCATACAGAAAAGCACATGATTAGCATGTTGTCATATTATACATGCCAATCCCAAAAGGGTGCAACAAAAACAGACCTCATCCACCAACTAAAAGCTATGAAGACTACATTCCCTAACAAGATCATTCAGTTCCTCCAGGATCAGCACCAGATAAATATTTGTAGACCATGCGCATGATTAGCACATGATTAGCATGTTGTCATATCATACAGGCCAATCCCAAAAGGGTGCAACAAAAACAGACCCCACCCACCAACCAAAAGCTATGAAGACTACATTCTCTAAAAAGATATTCAGTTGCCAGGATCACCACCAAATAAGTACTTATACACCCAGCGCTCGAGGTATTCTTGACCCATGTTGACAAGGAAATCACGTAGAATTTGAAATTCTGGCTTGCAAAGGTGGGCCCCTACAGTGAGCCTATCATCTGCCGGTAATGCAATCTGCTTGAGCATGTCCCATAAAGGAGCGTTAGGGTCTGGTGGAGGTGCAACTTGCACTGGTTTTGCAAGGGCATGTTCAATTTTCTCCAAACTATTGGCTAGCTTGATATCCatatcatcttcatcatgtgACACATGAGATGACTTTGACTTCGACTTGTTAGCCCTCTCAATCTTTATAGCAGCTGGTAGTGTCTTTGGCTTCGCAGCCCTTTTGAAGACCTTCTTATTAGGCTTAATTGACTGGACTTAGATGAAGAAACTTGGCTAGCAGTTGGAGCAAGAGCAACCACCTCTTGACATTCATCACTATCAGATTTCAGTTTGTCCGAGTCTTCCCCAAGTGGAGAATCTGCTGCATCATAATTATACATATCATTCATGTCCAGCGTATcaacatcatcaccatcatcatcttcctcaGCTACAGTGGAAGGATCTTGCATGAATGCACCATCAGCTGTGGAACCACTGAATAATTCTTGCAATTTGTCAAAGAACTGAATTGGTTTTGTCAGAATGTCGTAGTCATTTGGCTACATAAAAATAAACTTCATAAGAATCATATGCAAtaaatatatatgatatgataaCTGAAGCAACAGATAATTACCCAGAGGCTTGCCAAAGTAGATTGGGACAGAGTAAACAATTTTTGGTCATAATCCCAACCACCACCACTCTCATTAAGAAACTTGGCCACAGGTCATGGGCAGAATCGGGGTAGCCCTCCGTCACGCCCACGAGCCGGGATGTGGAGCGATGCTCGCGCATGGTCTTGCGCGTCTCCCGAACACAAGTGCTCGCGGAGTTTGCCTGACCAAACACGAACGATCCCGGAGGTGACTGCGGCGGAGGAAGTGGTGGCCCACCCTTCAGTAGTCGGGAGACGTTGGCCAGCGAGTAGAGGACCATGTCGACATCCTCGACAGCCGGGTTGGAATCCATCATGAGCTCGATGTgtcggagcaccgcacaaacgGGTTGTGACGGCCTGCGCTTTCTGGTGCGCGGGCGGAGCACACGACGTCACCTCAGCCTGATGGGCTTGGAAGGCAGAGGAAGTGGCTCCGGAGCGTCCTCCTCCTCACGGAGGCAGAGGGTACCGAGCTTGTCGGTGACGAAGTCCAGGCTTCCAAAATGGAAGCTCTAGGACGGCTGAAACGGTGGAGGTGCCCACAGCCCTTCGCGGGGGATTGCGGGGAACTCCAAGGTGCCAAAGCGAATAGTCTCGCTTTGGCTCGCCGCCGGAGCGGCGGTGGAAGTAGAGGAAACCATCCGATCGCCGAAGCGATGAACGCGCGAAGCGCTCCCTACGGACAGCGCCAATCTGTCGCAACCGAAAATGGGCgactgaaagtgcatctaggcccctaatgggttttggtgaattgaatgacaacatgattaaaggactaatgCTTTATTTGAGATATCATGAGCAGAGATTTATTTATATATCATTGTGCATATTGACTCATAAATCaaggaatcaaataaaagagagCTTATTGGACAAAGTCAAGCATGTTGTgatgaaaaagaagagacaaatATTCATGCAATAACAACAAAGGGTTTCTATTCATGGCTTGACATATTTGAAGCATAATTGAGATATAAAATTGTTGAAAGTATTATTGCAAGGCTTCATGGAGTAAAGCAAAAGAAGAAGACATACACACATTAACTCTATACATTGGTCTTATATTTGGCAGCTTGCAATATTTGAAATATGGTTATCATTCATGGCTACAAAACAAAGACAAGCACATTATGAACAAAGATAGAAACATGTGCTCATGTGTTACTTGGTGGTTTCTAAATATGGCTTGTCAAAGTAAAGCATGTCTTGTCTAAAGGATCAAAAGCTCATGATTACAAAGTAAGACAAAAAAATGAAGATATGTGAATGAAATATGGAATTCATTATTGATGTTCAAAGTTTAGCTCAACATAgcaagggtaagtgatgaagaaaccaaccgagatgactagtgcgagggactaagcaagctttggtgaaGCGACGGCTTACCATGTGTGCAAGTGCTAAGGTAAAGTGCTAGTATCCGCGGGGTGTTCGAAGTATCATGTCCAAGCCTTGATTGAGaaaagcaatgcaatgcatcaaatatttTATTGGAGTGACTTGAATATTCAAGGACAGTTTTGCAAGATGATTTGGAactctaagtcactagctcaagtatggatttgctcaaaaTGATGTTATGCAATATTGAAATCCCAAAGTTAAAGAAAGTCAAAGTATGGCAAAGCTGAACCAATTCAAGGCTCAAGTGGTTGAAATGTGTTTCATATTTAGTCTTGAATATAGgtacgccgtactatcaagtgGAATGCAACATTGATCATTTGACAtagtcaaaagtgctcataggtcaATCCTGAGAGAAAACCTCTGAGAACTAATTTTGTGCTATTTGGGTTTGGACTTCTctggcccagaccggtctgaccggtctgggtataacggctagttgttttgaacagaccggtctgcacTGACAGTTACACCGGCTAGATTTTAGaagtggggtatttatacccctcaaCCCCCTCTTGCGTGGGCTACTAGTTCCTTGCCTTCTCTTGAACTTCCTGAAGCATTTCATTAACCAGCTAGCTCTCtccaacactctttgtgagttcTGCTAACTAGATTGCATATCTTTGGATTGAGTTGAGAGATTGAG
This window of the Panicum virgatum strain AP13 chromosome 1K, P.virgatum_v5, whole genome shotgun sequence genome carries:
- the LOC120700042 gene encoding 26S proteasome regulatory subunit 6B homolog, with protein sequence MAAATTALSTPAAAPMVPPPSYPASSASSASNTASTEDDDDLYGRLKSLQRHMEFVEIQEEYVKDEQKNLKRELLRAQEEVKRIQSVPLVIGQFMEMVDGNNGIVGSTTGSNYYVRILSTINRELLKPSASVALHRHSNALVDVLPPEADSSISLLGSSEKPNVTYNDIGGCDIQKQEIREAVELPLTHHELYKQIGIDPPRGVLLYGPPGTGKTMLAKAVAHHTTAAFIRVVGSEFVQKYLGEGPRMVRDVFRLAKENAPAIIFIDEVDAIATARFDAQTGADREVQRILMELLNQMDGFDQTVNVKVIMATNRADTLDPALLRPGRLDRKIEFPLPDRRQKRLVFQVCTAKMNLSDEVDLEDYVSRPDKISAADIAAICQEAGMHAVRKNRYVILPKDFEKGYRTNVKKPETDFDFYK